The following proteins are encoded in a genomic region of Sphingopyxis sp. YF1:
- the uvrA gene encoding excinuclease ABC subunit UvrA, whose protein sequence is MSLTHISVRGAREHNLKGIDVDLPRDALVVITGLSGSGKSSLAFDTIYAEGQRRYVESLSAYARQFLEMMQKPDVEHIDGLSPAISIEQKTTSRNPRSTVATVTEIYDYMRLLWARVGIPYSPATGEPISAQTVSQMVDRVMELPEGTRAYLLAPVVRGRKGEYKKELAQWQKDGFTRVRIDGEFYEIGDAPTLDKKYKHDIEVVVDRIAVREGLETRLADSFETALKLAEGLAYVDLADGPVPGREEEDTGGAMKGAGIPANRLIFSEKFACPVSGFTIAEIEPRLFSFNAPQGACPACDGLGERQEFDPDLVVPNHALSLKKGAVVPWAKSNPPSPYYMQVLESLGKAYGFDMTTPWQDLPGEVQLIILYGTGGKPVELTFKDGKRSYTTMKAFEGVIGNLGRRMLQTESAWMREELSKYQTPQPCETCHGARLRPEPLAVKIAGENISMSAQRSVADALRWFAGLDEKLNDTQRQIAKAILKEINERLGFLNNVGLDYLNLNRTSGTLSGGESQRIRLASQIGSGLSGVLYVLDEPSIGLHQRDNDRLLATLKRLRDLGNTVIVVEHDEDAIRHADYVVDMGPGAGLHGGEIVAQGTLDEVLANKKSLTAAYLTGAKRIEVPGHRRKGNGFDLVLKGARANNLNNVTATIPLGTFTCVTGLSGSGKSSLIIDTLYASAARVLNGARMVAGPHDSLSGLEHCDKVIDIDQSPIGRTPRSNPATYTGAFTIIRDWFAGLPESQARGYKPGRFSFNVKGGRCETCTGDGLIKIEMHFLPDVYVTCETCHGKRYNRETLEVKFKGHSIADVLDMTVEDAADFFKAVPAIRDKMAMLVRVGLGYIKVGQQATTLSGGEAQRVKLAKELSRRSTGQTLYILDEPTTGLHFEDVRKLLEVLQALVDQGNSVVVIEHNLDVIKTADYILDLGPEGGVKGGEIVAAGTPEEVVKEKRSFTGQYLAPLLAAVK, encoded by the coding sequence ATGAGTCTCACCCACATCTCCGTGCGCGGCGCGCGCGAGCATAATCTGAAGGGCATCGACGTCGACCTGCCGCGCGATGCGCTCGTCGTCATCACCGGTCTCAGCGGCAGCGGCAAGTCGAGCCTCGCCTTCGACACCATCTATGCCGAGGGGCAGCGGCGCTATGTGGAGTCGCTCTCCGCTTACGCGCGCCAGTTCCTCGAGATGATGCAGAAGCCCGACGTCGAGCATATCGACGGGCTGTCGCCGGCGATCAGCATCGAGCAGAAGACGACGAGCCGCAACCCGCGCTCGACCGTCGCGACGGTCACTGAGATCTACGACTATATGCGCCTCTTGTGGGCGCGCGTCGGCATTCCTTACTCTCCCGCCACCGGCGAGCCGATCAGCGCGCAGACGGTCAGCCAGATGGTCGACCGCGTGATGGAATTGCCCGAGGGCACGCGCGCCTATCTGCTCGCTCCCGTCGTGCGCGGGCGCAAGGGCGAGTATAAGAAGGAACTCGCGCAGTGGCAGAAGGACGGCTTCACGCGCGTCCGCATCGACGGCGAATTTTACGAGATCGGCGACGCGCCGACGCTCGACAAGAAATACAAGCATGACATCGAGGTCGTCGTCGACCGTATCGCGGTGCGTGAGGGTCTCGAAACACGGCTCGCCGACAGCTTCGAGACCGCGCTGAAGCTCGCCGAGGGGCTCGCCTATGTCGACCTCGCCGACGGCCCCGTGCCGGGGCGCGAGGAGGAGGACACCGGCGGCGCGATGAAGGGCGCGGGCATCCCTGCGAACCGGCTGATCTTCTCCGAAAAATTCGCCTGCCCCGTGTCGGGCTTCACGATCGCCGAGATCGAACCGCGGCTGTTCAGTTTCAACGCGCCGCAGGGCGCGTGCCCCGCGTGCGACGGGCTCGGCGAGCGGCAGGAGTTCGACCCCGACCTCGTCGTCCCCAACCATGCGCTGAGCCTGAAAAAGGGCGCGGTGGTGCCGTGGGCGAAATCGAACCCGCCCTCGCCTTACTATATGCAGGTGCTCGAAAGCCTCGGCAAAGCCTATGGTTTCGACATGACCACGCCGTGGCAGGACCTGCCCGGCGAGGTGCAGCTGATCATCCTCTACGGCACCGGCGGCAAGCCCGTCGAACTGACCTTCAAGGACGGCAAGCGCAGCTACACGACGATGAAGGCATTCGAGGGCGTGATCGGCAACTTGGGCCGCCGGATGCTGCAGACCGAGAGCGCGTGGATGCGCGAGGAGCTGTCGAAATACCAGACGCCGCAGCCGTGCGAGACGTGCCACGGCGCGCGGCTGCGCCCCGAACCGCTCGCGGTCAAGATCGCGGGCGAGAACATCAGCATGTCGGCGCAGCGCAGCGTCGCCGACGCGCTCCGCTGGTTCGCCGGCCTCGACGAAAAGCTCAACGACACGCAGCGCCAGATCGCCAAGGCGATCCTGAAAGAGATCAACGAGCGGCTCGGCTTTCTCAACAATGTCGGACTCGACTACCTCAACCTCAACCGCACCAGCGGCACACTCAGCGGTGGCGAGAGCCAGCGCATTCGCCTCGCCAGCCAGATCGGCAGCGGGCTGTCGGGGGTGCTCTACGTCCTCGACGAACCGAGCATCGGGCTCCACCAGCGCGACAACGACCGGCTGCTCGCGACGCTGAAGCGGCTCCGCGACCTCGGCAACACGGTGATCGTCGTCGAGCATGACGAGGATGCGATCCGCCACGCCGACTATGTCGTCGACATGGGCCCCGGCGCGGGGCTGCACGGCGGCGAGATCGTCGCGCAGGGCACGCTCGACGAGGTGCTCGCGAACAAGAAGAGCCTGACCGCGGCGTACCTCACCGGTGCGAAGCGGATCGAGGTGCCGGGGCACCGGCGCAAGGGCAATGGCTTCGACCTCGTGCTCAAGGGCGCGCGCGCGAACAACCTCAACAATGTCACCGCGACGATCCCGCTCGGCACCTTCACCTGCGTCACCGGCCTGTCGGGATCGGGCAAGTCGAGCCTGATCATCGATACGCTCTACGCCAGCGCGGCGCGCGTGCTCAACGGCGCGCGGATGGTCGCGGGGCCGCACGACAGCCTGTCGGGGCTCGAACATTGCGACAAGGTCATTGACATCGACCAGTCGCCGATCGGCCGCACCCCGCGCTCGAACCCCGCGACCTACACCGGCGCCTTCACGATCATCCGCGACTGGTTCGCGGGGCTGCCCGAAAGCCAGGCGCGCGGGTACAAGCCCGGGCGCTTCAGCTTCAACGTCAAGGGCGGGCGCTGCGAGACCTGCACCGGCGACGGGCTGATCAAGATCGAGATGCACTTCCTGCCCGACGTCTATGTGACGTGCGAGACGTGCCACGGCAAACGCTACAACCGCGAGACGCTCGAGGTGAAGTTCAAGGGGCACAGCATCGCCGACGTGCTCGACATGACGGTCGAGGACGCCGCGGACTTCTTCAAGGCGGTGCCCGCGATCCGCGACAAGATGGCGATGCTCGTCCGCGTGGGGCTCGGCTATATCAAGGTCGGGCAGCAGGCGACGACGCTGTCGGGGGGCGAGGCGCAGCGGGTGAAGCTCGCCAAGGAACTCAGCCGCCGCTCGACCGGACAGACGCTCTACATCCTCGACGAGCCGACCACCGGCCTCCATTTCGAGGATGTCAGGAAGCTGCTCGAAGTGCTCCAGGCGCTCGTCGACCAGGGCAACAGCGTCGTGGTGATCGAGCATAATCTGGATGTCATCAAGACCGCCGATTACATCCTCGACCTCGGCCCCGAAGGCGGGGTCAAGGGCGGCGAGATCGTCGCCGCGGGGACGCCCGAAGAGGTGGTCAAGGAAAAGCGCAGCTTCACCGGGCAATATCTGGCACCGCTGCTGGCGGCAGTGAAATAG
- a CDS encoding M13 family metallopeptidase, which translates to MKRLLTGAAGLAMAAAFVAGPALAKDAVPTAAHGAETGDAPGAKGGDDASLTALTFGKWGVDLTARDTSVKPGDDFDRFANGGWSARTEIPSDQASAGVDYDVYNLTQRQLRQLVTGAAATSQVGGLFQSFMDEARAEVLGAKPLMADIAAVAAIGDKSAMARFMGQSQGTFGASIVGGGPYADTDDPTVNVLWLGQGGLGMPEREYYLSDDFKPQRDAYRAYVARTLKMVGNPDPEKAADAVLAFETEIAKVSWAIADRRDIGKINNPMSSAELAAYAPGLDWTAWFAGAGIAPQKRIIVNENTAIRDIVALYARAPLDTIKLWQQFHVANGAAPYLSKAFVDSRFDYTKVLSGVGELRPRWKRGLTLVDDSLGELVGETYAKQYFPASAKAKMEALVANLKLAMGDRIRANSWMAPATKEAALAKLGKMDVMVGYPDKWRDYGALKIDPADLYGNVKRSSAFEYAYALADMNKPVDRKKWAMNPQEVNAYNGGLENKIVFPAGILQAPYFSESVDDAVNYGAIGAVIGHEIIHGFDDQGRKIDANGAVRDWWTPEDAAKFDAAAKAFGAQYATYEAAPGAFINPELTMGENIADLAGLEVAYDAYHRSLGGKEAPVIDGLTGDQRFFLAFAQAWRTKQREDAVKQQVASDPHSPARWRIIGPVRNIDSWYQAFAIDAGAKYYLKPEDRTKIW; encoded by the coding sequence ATGAAGAGACTTTTGACCGGGGCCGCGGGCCTCGCGATGGCGGCGGCGTTTGTGGCAGGGCCCGCGCTGGCGAAGGATGCGGTGCCGACCGCGGCCCATGGTGCCGAAACCGGCGATGCGCCGGGTGCAAAGGGCGGCGATGACGCGTCACTGACGGCGCTGACCTTCGGCAAATGGGGCGTCGACCTGACGGCGCGCGACACGAGCGTCAAGCCGGGCGACGATTTCGACCGCTTCGCCAACGGCGGCTGGTCCGCGCGCACCGAAATTCCGTCGGATCAGGCTTCGGCGGGGGTCGATTACGACGTCTACAACCTCACCCAGCGCCAGCTGCGCCAACTCGTCACCGGTGCTGCCGCGACGAGCCAGGTCGGCGGGCTGTTCCAGAGCTTCATGGACGAGGCGCGCGCCGAGGTGCTCGGCGCCAAGCCGCTGATGGCCGACATCGCGGCGGTCGCGGCGATCGGCGACAAGAGCGCCATGGCGCGCTTCATGGGCCAGTCGCAGGGCACGTTCGGCGCCTCGATCGTCGGCGGCGGCCCCTATGCCGACACCGATGATCCGACGGTCAACGTGCTGTGGCTGGGACAGGGCGGGCTCGGCATGCCCGAACGCGAATATTATCTCTCCGACGATTTCAAGCCGCAGCGCGACGCCTATCGCGCCTATGTCGCGCGCACGCTGAAGATGGTCGGCAACCCCGACCCCGAAAAGGCCGCCGACGCGGTGCTCGCGTTCGAGACCGAAATCGCGAAGGTCAGCTGGGCGATCGCCGACCGCCGCGATATCGGAAAGATCAACAACCCGATGTCGTCGGCCGAGCTCGCCGCCTATGCGCCGGGGCTCGACTGGACGGCATGGTTTGCGGGCGCGGGCATCGCGCCGCAGAAGCGGATCATTGTCAATGAGAATACGGCCATCCGTGACATCGTCGCACTCTATGCCAGGGCACCGCTCGACACGATCAAGCTGTGGCAGCAGTTCCACGTCGCCAACGGCGCCGCGCCCTATCTGTCGAAGGCCTTCGTCGACAGCCGTTTCGACTATACCAAGGTGCTGAGCGGCGTCGGCGAACTTCGTCCGCGCTGGAAGCGCGGACTGACGCTGGTCGACGACAGCCTCGGCGAACTGGTCGGGGAAACCTATGCGAAGCAATATTTCCCCGCGAGCGCCAAGGCGAAGATGGAGGCGCTGGTTGCCAATCTGAAGCTCGCGATGGGCGACCGCATCCGCGCCAACAGCTGGATGGCGCCCGCGACCAAGGAAGCCGCGCTCGCAAAGCTCGGCAAGATGGACGTGATGGTCGGCTATCCCGACAAGTGGCGCGACTATGGCGCGCTCAAGATCGATCCCGCCGACCTGTACGGCAACGTCAAACGCAGCTCGGCGTTCGAATATGCCTATGCGCTGGCGGATATGAACAAGCCCGTCGATCGCAAGAAATGGGCGATGAACCCGCAAGAGGTGAACGCCTACAACGGCGGCCTCGAGAACAAGATCGTCTTTCCCGCAGGCATCCTGCAAGCGCCCTATTTCAGCGAGAGCGTCGACGATGCGGTCAATTACGGCGCCATCGGCGCCGTCATCGGTCACGAGATCATCCATGGCTTCGACGACCAGGGGCGCAAGATCGACGCCAATGGCGCGGTGCGCGACTGGTGGACACCCGAGGATGCCGCGAAGTTCGACGCCGCGGCCAAGGCGTTCGGTGCGCAATATGCGACCTATGAGGCCGCACCGGGCGCGTTCATCAACCCCGAACTGACGATGGGCGAGAATATCGCCGATCTGGCGGGGCTCGAGGTCGCCTATGACGCCTATCACCGCTCGCTGGGCGGCAAGGAGGCGCCGGTGATCGACGGGCTGACCGGCGA